The DNA window AGAAAAGACGTTCGGCGGTGGCAGTCATCAGAAGCCTTCGAGGACAATCTTGCCTCTTGCCGCGCCACTTTCGATCAGTGCGTGCACCGTCTTCAGATTGGCGGCATTAATTGGCGACAATTTTTCGGTTAGCGTCGTGCGAATTTTGCCGTCGTCCACCAGCACCGCCAGCGAATTGAGGATCTTGCCCTGCTCATCCATGTCGGGCGTGCCGTAGAGCGACCGTGTGAACATCAGCTCGTGGTGGATCGACACTGCCTTGCGCTTGAACAGCATGACGTCGAGCGCCTTGGGATCGTCGATGAATCCGAACCGTCCTTGCGGGGCGATCAGTTCGGCGATGTCGGATGCATGCTGCTCGGTATGCGTGGTCGAGAACACGAAAGCGGGAGCGCCGATGTTGAGCTCGGCAATCTGTGGCGCGAGCGGCCGAGAGTGGTCGATGACATGATGAGCCCCAAGCCCTTTAACCCACTCCTGGGTTTCCGGCCGAGAGGCGGTGGAGATGACGATGAGATCCGTGCGCTGTCGAGCGATCTGGATGGCGATCGACCCGACCCCACCCGCACCACCGATGATGAGGATCGCCGCCGCCCCGGGAACGGGCTTCGTCACGTCCAGGCGATCGAACATGGCTTCCCAGGCCGTCAACGTCGTGAGTGGCAGCGCCGCCGCTTCCGCCCAGTCGAGCGACGCGGGTTTACGACCGACGATCCGGGCGTCGACGAGATGGAACTCCGCATTGGTGCCAGGCCTTATGAGCGATC is part of the Enterobacter sp. RHBSTW-00175 genome and encodes:
- a CDS encoding zinc-binding alcohol dehydrogenase family protein is translated as MKAVGYKVPGPIAEDASLVDIDLPRPVAEGGDILVEVKAVSVNPVDYKIRSSTPPADGDWKVLGWDAAGIVQEVGPDVTQFAVGDEVYYAGSLIRPGTNAEFHLVDARIVGRKPASLDWAEAAALPLTTLTAWEAMFDRLDVTKPVPGAAAILIIGGAGGVGSIAIQIARQRTDLIVISTASRPETQEWVKGLGAHHVIDHSRPLAPQIAELNIGAPAFVFSTTHTEQHASDIAELIAPQGRFGFIDDPKALDVMLFKRKAVSIHHELMFTRSLYGTPDMDEQGKILNSLAVLVDDGKIRTTLTEKLSPINAANLKTVHALIESGAARGKIVLEGF